One Desulfocurvibacter africanus subsp. africanus DSM 2603 DNA segment encodes these proteins:
- a CDS encoding threonine aldolase family protein, whose translation MRSFASDNHSGVHPKVMEAIARANQGHALAYGEDSVTAEADALLHRHFGQHIDTYFVFLGTASNVLGLRAVARSHHAVLCADTAHINVDECGAPEAMAGFKLRTVPSRDGKIEPRDLEQFLADVGVQHHNQPRVVSITQSTELGTLYTPDEVRALADFAHGHGLLLHMDGARLANAAAALGLGLGDISGACGVDVLSFGGTKNGLMHGEAVIFFDARLSTEFRYIRKQNMQLCSKMRFIAAQFTALLTDDLWRENALQSNRMAALLAEKVRDLSGVRITRPVQANAVFAVIPQRAVAPLQACYPFYVWNHLTGEVRWMTSFDTTPADVDGFVEALRKAVRD comes from the coding sequence TTGCGCTCATTCGCCAGCGACAACCACTCGGGCGTGCATCCCAAAGTCATGGAGGCCATTGCCCGCGCCAACCAGGGCCATGCGCTCGCCTATGGCGAGGATTCGGTCACGGCCGAGGCCGACGCCCTTTTGCACCGCCACTTTGGCCAGCACATCGATACTTACTTCGTGTTTCTGGGCACAGCCTCCAACGTGCTCGGCCTGCGCGCCGTTGCTCGTTCGCACCATGCCGTGCTCTGCGCCGATACGGCGCACATCAACGTGGACGAGTGCGGCGCGCCCGAGGCCATGGCCGGCTTCAAGCTGCGCACCGTGCCAAGCCGCGACGGCAAGATCGAGCCCCGGGACCTGGAGCAGTTCCTGGCCGACGTGGGCGTGCAGCACCACAACCAGCCTCGGGTGGTGTCCATCACTCAGTCCACGGAGCTTGGCACGCTGTACACACCTGACGAGGTGCGTGCCCTGGCCGACTTCGCTCATGGGCACGGTCTGCTCCTGCACATGGACGGCGCGCGGCTGGCCAACGCGGCGGCTGCCTTGGGCCTGGGTCTGGGCGACATCAGCGGCGCGTGCGGCGTGGACGTGCTCTCCTTTGGCGGGACCAAAAACGGACTCATGCACGGCGAGGCAGTCATCTTTTTCGATGCCCGGCTTTCGACTGAGTTCCGCTACATCCGCAAGCAGAACATGCAGCTTTGCTCCAAGATGCGCTTCATCGCCGCGCAGTTCACGGCCCTGTTGACGGACGACCTGTGGCGCGAGAACGCATTGCAGTCCAATCGCATGGCCGCTCTGCTGGCCGAGAAGGTTAGGGACTTGTCGGGAGTGCGCATCACCCGACCGGTGCAGGCCAACGCCGTGTTCGCCGTCATCCCGCAGCGGGCCGTGGCCCCCCTGCAGGCTTGCTATCCCTTCTATGTCTGGAACCATCTGACGGGCGAAGTACGTTGGATGACCTCTTTCGATACCACTCCGGCCGACGTGGACGGCTTCGTGGAGGCCCTGCGCAAGGCCGTGCGCGACTGA
- a CDS encoding GDSL-type esterase/lipase family protein: MHVCFIGDSLVLGTHDPEFCGWPGRLAAMALAVTDKELNVYNLGIRANRTNDILERWPTETARRLPQDQDCRLVFSFGGADASRPEGYPRVDAATSVSNARLIMQAAQAQYPVLWIGPTPMHKPEHNQGTAELNRGYAGLAGELDISYLDVFTPLSASHVYLEELQAGDGAHPGATGYRLIAELVAGWDAWRAWLR; this comes from the coding sequence ATGCACGTCTGCTTTATCGGCGACTCGCTCGTGCTGGGCACGCACGATCCGGAATTTTGCGGCTGGCCGGGCAGGCTCGCCGCCATGGCCCTGGCTGTCACGGACAAGGAATTGAACGTCTATAACCTCGGCATACGCGCCAACAGAACCAACGACATCCTGGAACGCTGGCCCACGGAGACTGCCCGCCGCCTGCCCCAGGACCAGGATTGCCGGCTCGTGTTCAGCTTCGGCGGGGCCGATGCCTCCAGGCCAGAAGGCTATCCCCGTGTCGATGCGGCAACGTCCGTGTCCAACGCACGGCTCATCATGCAGGCGGCCCAGGCGCAATACCCAGTGCTCTGGATCGGGCCCACGCCCATGCACAAGCCGGAGCACAACCAAGGCACGGCGGAGTTGAACCGAGGCTACGCCGGCTTGGCCGGGGAGCTTGACATTTCCTACCTGGACGTATTTACCCCTCTGTCCGCCAGCCACGTCTACCTGGAGGAACTCCAGGCAGGCGACGGCGCGCATCCCGGCGCTACCGGCTACCGCCTCATCGCTGAGCTGGTGGCCGGCTGGGACGCTTGGCGCGCCTGGTTGCGCTGA
- a CDS encoding CPBP family intramembrane glutamic endopeptidase produces MSQRGTGVLAYIVAAFSISWTLWYGLAGQGWEPGSSDLRWAVLQGAFAPALAAIAVRLWVDKGFGDAGLRLNLRKSWKYYLLAWFLPLPGMALVLLLAQTFGLAEVDWTFRSGLAALAASEGGAASDMPGPWVMVMFSLASAAMTMPILFGEEFGWRGYLQQRIFRGGRGKPLIAAVVTGCIWSLWHLPLNLQGYNFPDQPLAGAFVFTVSCILLSIIFGWFLAASGSIWCASLAHASTNAVGASLVLLATGGKPGIMAAYLGVLGWVPLGLLAAWIVATGRLRPAPEEPAPASGHEHEQDVL; encoded by the coding sequence ATGAGCCAGCGCGGCACGGGCGTGCTGGCCTACATAGTGGCCGCCTTCAGCATCTCCTGGACGCTGTGGTACGGACTTGCGGGTCAGGGTTGGGAGCCGGGCAGCTCGGACCTGCGCTGGGCCGTGCTGCAGGGTGCGTTCGCCCCGGCCCTGGCGGCCATCGCCGTGCGGCTGTGGGTGGACAAGGGCTTCGGCGACGCGGGCTTGAGGCTCAATCTGCGCAAAAGCTGGAAATACTATCTGCTGGCCTGGTTCCTGCCCCTGCCGGGCATGGCGCTGGTGCTCCTGCTGGCCCAGACCTTTGGCCTGGCCGAGGTGGACTGGACCTTCCGCTCCGGGCTGGCAGCCTTGGCCGCGTCAGAAGGCGGCGCGGCCTCGGACATGCCCGGACCGTGGGTCATGGTCATGTTCTCCCTGGCCTCGGCTGCGATGACCATGCCCATCCTGTTCGGCGAGGAGTTCGGCTGGCGCGGCTACCTGCAGCAGCGCATCTTCCGGGGCGGAAGGGGCAAGCCCCTGATCGCGGCCGTGGTTACGGGCTGCATCTGGTCCCTGTGGCACCTGCCGCTCAACCTGCAGGGCTACAACTTCCCGGACCAGCCGCTGGCGGGCGCATTCGTGTTCACCGTGAGCTGCATCCTCCTGTCCATCATCTTCGGCTGGTTCCTGGCCGCCTCCGGCTCCATCTGGTGCGCCAGCCTGGCCCATGCCTCCACCAACGCCGTGGGCGCATCGCTTGTGCTGCTGGCCACGGGCGGCAAGCCGGGCATCATGGCCGCCTACCTGGGCGTGCTGGGCTGGGTTCCCCTGGGGCTTCTTGCCGCCTGGATAGTGGCCACGGGCCGCCTGCGGCCGGCACCGGAGGAGCCTGCTCCCGCTTCGGGCCACGAGCATGAACAGGATGTGCTGTGA
- a CDS encoding metallophosphoesterase family protein: MVEEIRARGLMLIPDAHFASTPPGQRLEGFLEQVLAKVRACLEHAEEHDLVPVFLGDLFHWPRENPNALLVALIELFRLWRPFVLVGNHDKYQARYTQDVSLAVLEAAGAVRVLGEPGPALALLTPQGRVLVGASPDGAPIPHSFDRSDEQWVVWLTHHNLNFPDYDDKPVRLREIPGVDWVINGHLHRPQPMQVVGGTRWANPGNITRLTFSRRTMERTPAASVWLPGAQELERFVVPHLPFAAVFPDQELPPEEEAGKESDSLFLHGLERLAWRRTAEGAGLREFLMANVNPELPEARLVWELYQEVVRDDAK, encoded by the coding sequence ATGGTTGAGGAGATTCGCGCCCGCGGGCTCATGCTCATACCGGATGCCCATTTCGCGTCCACACCGCCGGGGCAGCGGCTGGAAGGCTTCCTTGAGCAAGTGCTGGCCAAGGTGCGCGCCTGTCTGGAGCATGCCGAGGAGCACGACCTCGTGCCGGTCTTCCTGGGCGACCTGTTCCACTGGCCGCGCGAGAATCCCAATGCGCTGCTGGTGGCGCTCATCGAGCTGTTTCGGCTCTGGCGGCCTTTTGTGCTGGTGGGCAACCACGACAAGTACCAGGCCCGCTACACCCAGGACGTGTCCCTGGCCGTGCTCGAAGCGGCCGGCGCGGTACGGGTGCTCGGCGAGCCCGGCCCGGCCCTGGCTCTGCTGACGCCGCAGGGCCGCGTGCTGGTGGGCGCTTCGCCCGACGGCGCGCCCATCCCGCACTCGTTCGACCGCAGCGACGAGCAGTGGGTGGTCTGGCTGACCCATCACAACCTCAATTTCCCCGACTATGACGACAAGCCCGTGCGCCTGCGCGAGATTCCCGGCGTGGACTGGGTTATCAACGGCCACTTGCATCGGCCGCAGCCCATGCAGGTCGTGGGCGGGACGCGCTGGGCCAATCCGGGCAACATCACCCGGCTTACCTTCAGCCGCCGGACCATGGAGCGCACCCCGGCCGCGTCGGTTTGGCTGCCCGGCGCGCAGGAGCTGGAGCGTTTCGTGGTGCCGCATCTGCCTTTCGCGGCCGTGTTCCCGGATCAGGAATTGCCGCCCGAGGAAGAAGCCGGCAAGGAATCCGACTCTCTGTTCCTGCACGGCCTGGAGCGTCTGGCTTGGCGGCGAACGGCCGAGGGTGCGGGTCTGCGCGAGTTTCTCATGGCCAATGTGAACCCCGAGCTTCCCGAAGCCAGGCTTGTCTGGGAACTCTATCAGGAGGTCGTCCGTGACGATGCGAAATAG
- a CDS encoding AAA family ATPase: protein MLVKLTLENFLAHGRTVVELGPGLTVLVGPNNSGKSAVVEGLRCLATNPAPRHFIRHGAKLARVEAEFSDGTRVAWLRKEKSAGYELLRPGADKPEEFWKLQGKVPQEIQDILRLNLVQLEAVNRSLDVHLGNQKEPIFLLNEPPSAMAAFFASSSESAHLLGMQKALQTKVREGKADERKVRGRLTELERVLRTLTPLPDLRLRLDAARERHDAIRKAEARLPELVRMAEGLRRLELSQSILRRRVEIKSRLTQAPQLWPAARLAEALTLRTRLAAGKLLAERRRQALTPLVEPPQLFPADRLAKHLETRALRQGVLAKVSRRRQALEPLREPPQLFDALRLARWIADRRKLETRMTGLEVRAGRAANLRPPPEPMRTQGLSEAARTLRELKRQAEALQARLGQSDEALVKCEARIAARLAQIGSCPLCGGSMDAEAFLRRHGCAHAEGATCGGRHG from the coding sequence ATGCTCGTGAAGCTGACCCTGGAGAACTTCCTGGCTCACGGCCGCACGGTCGTCGAGCTTGGGCCGGGCCTGACGGTGCTGGTGGGGCCGAACAACTCGGGCAAGTCGGCCGTGGTCGAGGGCCTGCGTTGCCTAGCCACCAATCCCGCGCCCAGACATTTCATCCGCCACGGAGCCAAGCTGGCCCGCGTGGAGGCCGAGTTCAGCGACGGCACGCGCGTGGCCTGGCTGCGCAAGGAAAAGAGCGCGGGCTACGAGCTTCTGCGGCCCGGCGCGGACAAGCCCGAGGAGTTCTGGAAGCTCCAGGGCAAGGTGCCGCAGGAGATCCAAGACATCCTGCGCTTGAACCTCGTGCAACTGGAGGCCGTGAATCGCAGCTTGGACGTGCACCTGGGCAACCAGAAGGAGCCGATTTTCCTGCTCAACGAGCCGCCTTCGGCCATGGCGGCTTTCTTCGCCTCGTCCAGCGAAAGCGCGCATCTGCTGGGCATGCAGAAGGCCTTGCAGACCAAGGTGCGCGAGGGCAAGGCGGACGAGCGCAAGGTGCGCGGCAGGCTGACGGAGCTGGAGCGCGTCCTGCGCACCCTCACGCCCCTGCCGGACCTGCGCCTGCGATTAGACGCGGCCCGCGAGCGGCATGACGCCATCCGCAAGGCCGAGGCCCGCCTGCCCGAATTGGTCCGCATGGCCGAGGGGCTGCGCAGGCTGGAGCTGTCCCAGAGTATTTTGCGTCGGCGAGTGGAGATCAAGTCGCGCCTGACGCAGGCCCCGCAGCTTTGGCCGGCGGCCCGGCTGGCCGAGGCCCTGACGCTGCGGACGCGGCTGGCCGCCGGCAAGCTGTTGGCCGAGCGCCGCAGGCAGGCTCTGACGCCGCTGGTCGAGCCGCCGCAGCTTTTTCCGGCCGATCGGCTGGCCAAACACCTGGAGACACGGGCCCTGCGCCAGGGCGTGCTGGCCAAGGTTTCACGGCGCAGGCAGGCTTTGGAGCCCTTGCGCGAGCCGCCTCAACTGTTCGATGCGTTGCGCCTGGCCCGGTGGATCGCGGATCGACGCAAGCTGGAAACGCGCATGACCGGCCTGGAGGTCCGCGCCGGTCGCGCGGCCAATCTGCGGCCGCCGCCCGAACCCATGCGGACTCAAGGCCTGAGCGAGGCAGCTCGGACTTTGCGCGAACTCAAGCGCCAGGCCGAGGCCCTGCAAGCCAGGCTGGGACAAAGCGATGAAGCCCTGGTTAAATGCGAGGCGCGCATAGCGGCACGGCTGGCCCAGATCGGCTCCTGCCCGTTGTGTGGCGGCAGCATGGACGCCGAGGCCTTCCTGCGCCGCCACGGGTGCGCGCACGCCGAGGGCGCGACGTGCGGAGGCCGCCATGGTTGA
- a CDS encoding DUF3795 domain-containing protein, producing the protein MTYADSVRALAPCGLSCEKCLAKDDGAIAGHSRELLRLLTNFERHAERFAGMNPVFAQYPAFLDMTKHLAQGNCKGCRAGECLHKGCRVHSCVKAKGVDFCFQCAEFPCTNTGFDPLLQKRWQAMNERMREVGPEGFHAENKDLPRY; encoded by the coding sequence GTGACATACGCCGATTCCGTGCGCGCCCTGGCCCCGTGCGGCCTAAGCTGCGAGAAGTGTTTGGCCAAGGATGACGGAGCCATCGCCGGCCACAGCCGGGAGCTGCTACGCCTGCTGACCAATTTCGAGCGCCATGCCGAGCGCTTCGCCGGGATGAATCCGGTTTTCGCCCAGTACCCGGCCTTCCTGGACATGACCAAGCACTTGGCCCAGGGCAACTGCAAGGGTTGCCGCGCGGGCGAGTGCCTGCACAAGGGCTGCCGGGTGCATTCGTGCGTCAAAGCCAAGGGCGTGGACTTCTGTTTCCAGTGCGCTGAGTTCCCCTGTACGAACACGGGCTTCGACCCGTTACTGCAGAAGCGCTGGCAGGCCATGAACGAGCGCATGCGCGAGGTCGGGCCGGAAGGCTTCCATGCTGAAAACAAGGATTTGCCGCGCTACTGA
- a CDS encoding tRNA1(Val) (adenine(37)-N6)-methyltransferase, protein MRLFPRGLAQPEKGFRFGADALLLACFLPQGPGRLLDLGTGCGPVALGWLLRNPAGSALGLELNPESAACARENAARLGLETRLDVREGDVRDMRKGGNKLAASGGSARLEPESFDLVACNPPYHAPGTGRTPHDAGRLAALFHGGASVDDNAVSAASTLEDPTVSNETILSAQPGEHRGSRGPLSPGGERSGEGQRPSPAPALTPAQLGDFVAAAAYALKLRGRGCFVFPTERLATLLAELAACRLEPKRLRFVHPRAGEPARRVLVEARKGGGEGLIVEPPLLLYNGAHMTTDALAFCPFLSCNPVVNSEGERS, encoded by the coding sequence GTGAGGCTGTTTCCGCGAGGCTTGGCCCAGCCGGAGAAGGGGTTCCGTTTCGGCGCGGACGCGCTGCTGCTGGCCTGCTTCCTGCCGCAAGGGCCGGGGCGGCTGCTTGACCTGGGCACGGGCTGCGGGCCGGTTGCCCTGGGCTGGCTGTTGCGCAATCCGGCAGGCTCCGCCTTGGGACTGGAGCTGAATCCCGAATCGGCCGCCTGCGCGCGGGAGAACGCGGCAAGGCTCGGCCTGGAAACGCGCCTGGACGTGCGCGAAGGCGATGTGCGCGATATGCGCAAGGGGGGTAACAAGCTCGCCGCGAGCGGAGGTTCCGCTCGGCTGGAGCCGGAATCCTTCGATCTTGTGGCCTGCAATCCGCCGTATCACGCTCCAGGCACGGGTCGGACCCCGCATGACGCGGGACGGCTCGCCGCGCTTTTCCATGGCGGTGCAAGCGTTGACGATAATGCCGTTTCCGCCGCGTCCACGCTTGAAGATCCGACTGTTTCAAACGAGACCATCCTCTCGGCGCAGCCGGGAGAACATCGTGGGTCCAGGGGGCCGTTGTCCCCTGGTGGGGAGAGGTCTGGAGAGGGGCAACGCCCCTCACCAGCTCCAGCTCTTACGCCAGCCCAGCTAGGCGACTTCGTGGCTGCGGCGGCGTATGCGCTCAAGCTGCGCGGCCGGGGCTGCTTCGTGTTTCCGACCGAGCGGCTCGCTACGCTACTGGCGGAGCTTGCGGCCTGCCGACTGGAGCCCAAGCGGCTGCGTTTCGTGCATCCCCGCGCGGGCGAGCCGGCGCGGCGCGTGCTGGTGGAAGCACGCAAGGGTGGGGGAGAGGGGTTGATTGTCGAGCCGCCGCTTTTACTTTACAACGGTGCGCACATGACAACCGATGCGCTTGCCTTTTGTCCGTTTCTGTCGTGCAATCCCGTAGTGAATTCGGAAGGAGAGCGGTCGTGA
- a CDS encoding DUF1015 family protein, giving the protein MPEFVPLPLHRYNPARPDLPPEWTSAPAGPHLHGPELSLLAAKSPCNVVHVERLGTADTSAETLRRWLGEDVLTPMEPGFLLLRSELPNGRARWSLLGGVPLVSVAEGGLLRLEDVHPSQRDDRLARMRSAKAQFAPVLGLLETDSGLNEFATYIAHDEPLMECRQGDGVRHVLWRVPQVEEPVAQAVVKGGTALVAGGHATLAAALALWAEQGPGTPGNRKPWDYVLCCVTDGSPDGLDVAPVHRVLTWFRKFDWETLLTKAEERFHVRPATMPEDLAMAGDGAFLLYLPTTLWLLIPREPVPDTHADNPQTAEADALLARCPAHVLERGFLRGVLGLGDEELARHFLDYFLSPEEALRLVRGGEAQAAFILRPTPLADLRAMASAGRTLPARSVAVPPCVPSGLVFYLHGQ; this is encoded by the coding sequence ATGCCCGAGTTCGTCCCGCTCCCGCTACACCGCTACAATCCGGCCAGGCCAGACCTGCCGCCAGAATGGACGTCAGCACCGGCCGGGCCGCACCTCCACGGTCCCGAACTCTCGCTCCTGGCGGCCAAAAGCCCCTGCAACGTGGTGCACGTGGAGCGGTTGGGCACAGCCGACACGAGCGCCGAGACGCTGCGGCGCTGGCTGGGCGAAGATGTCCTGACGCCTATGGAGCCTGGTTTTCTGCTGCTGCGTAGCGAGTTGCCCAATGGCCGGGCGCGCTGGAGCCTGCTCGGCGGCGTGCCGCTCGTGTCCGTGGCCGAGGGCGGGCTGTTGCGCCTGGAGGATGTCCATCCGTCCCAACGGGATGACCGCCTGGCGCGCATGCGCTCGGCCAAGGCCCAGTTCGCGCCCGTGCTGGGGTTGCTGGAGACTGACTCGGGCCTGAACGAATTTGCGACTTACATAGCCCATGACGAGCCGCTTATGGAGTGCCGGCAGGGCGACGGCGTGCGGCATGTCCTATGGCGCGTGCCCCAGGTCGAGGAACCTGTCGCGCAAGCGGTAGTCAAGGGCGGCACCGCTTTGGTGGCCGGCGGTCACGCGACCCTGGCTGCGGCTTTGGCCTTGTGGGCCGAACAGGGGCCAGGCACGCCGGGCAATCGCAAACCCTGGGACTACGTCCTGTGCTGCGTGACCGACGGCTCGCCGGACGGGCTCGATGTCGCGCCCGTGCACCGCGTGCTGACCTGGTTCCGCAAGTTCGACTGGGAAACGCTGCTCACCAAGGCCGAGGAGCGCTTCCACGTGCGGCCGGCGACCATGCCCGAGGACCTGGCCATGGCGGGCGACGGCGCATTCCTGCTCTATCTGCCCACGACCCTCTGGTTGCTCATTCCGCGAGAGCCTGTCCCGGACACGCACGCCGATAATCCCCAAACCGCCGAGGCCGACGCGCTCCTGGCCCGCTGCCCCGCGCACGTACTGGAGCGAGGCTTCCTGCGCGGCGTGCTGGGCCTGGGCGACGAAGAGCTGGCCAGGCATTTCCTGGACTACTTCCTGTCGCCCGAAGAGGCCCTGCGTCTGGTGCGCGGCGGCGAGGCCCAGGCCGCTTTCATATTGCGACCCACGCCCCTGGCCGACCTGCGCGCCATGGCCAGCGCCGGCCGGACCTTGCCCGCGCGCTCCGTGGCAGTGCCGCCGTGCGTGCCCTCGGGGCTGGTCTTCTATCTGCACGGGCAGTAA
- the murJ gene encoding murein biosynthesis integral membrane protein MurJ, with protein MSHSKSIARNAATVGGATLLSRIAGFVRDMVVAFALGAGPISDAFFVAFRVPNLLRRLFGEGALTMAFIPIFARARQEQGQERAFEMARSAFVWQALILAVLTGLAVALARPLTLLIAPGFSDDPAQFELTVRLVRICFPYVLFISAVALAMGVLNSMGHFLSPALSPVLLNLVLITAALTGYYTGGQVAIWLAWGVFAAGVVQLLFQIPFLRSRGFRIIGPMRLRDAYVSRVGRLMLPTVFGAAVYQVNIILSTMLASFLPSGSVTYLYYADRLVEFPLGVFGFALSTAAMPSLSALMAKGETDEYRRTVDMTLALTLFISIPSAVGLVALSEPVIDLLFGRGAFTPADVSATSMALVAFCLGLPATSIARPLVSAFYAMEDTRTPVIIAALCVAVNIGVGFSLMRPLGHLGLALGVSSASWANALLLSWAFRRRMGRAPKVFRRMAAFGAVAGIMGAAAWWTAAWGKWSLSLIPLWALVYIGLSYVAGFPEAKLLGGALTGRLLRKRR; from the coding sequence TTGTCCCACTCCAAATCCATCGCCCGCAACGCCGCCACCGTGGGCGGCGCAACGCTCCTCTCGCGCATCGCCGGCTTTGTGCGCGATATGGTCGTGGCCTTCGCGCTCGGCGCAGGCCCGATCTCCGACGCTTTCTTCGTGGCCTTCCGTGTGCCCAACCTGCTGCGTCGCCTGTTCGGCGAGGGTGCGCTGACCATGGCCTTCATCCCCATCTTCGCCCGCGCGCGGCAGGAGCAGGGGCAGGAGCGCGCCTTCGAGATGGCCCGCTCGGCCTTTGTCTGGCAGGCGCTCATCCTGGCAGTGCTCACGGGCCTGGCCGTGGCCCTGGCCCGGCCGCTGACGCTGCTCATCGCGCCCGGCTTCAGCGACGACCCGGCGCAGTTCGAGCTGACCGTGCGGCTCGTGCGCATCTGCTTCCCATATGTCCTGTTCATTTCGGCCGTGGCCCTGGCCATGGGCGTGCTCAATTCCATGGGCCACTTCCTGTCGCCGGCCCTGTCGCCGGTGCTGCTCAACCTCGTGCTCATCACCGCCGCGTTGACGGGCTACTATACGGGCGGGCAGGTAGCGATCTGGCTGGCCTGGGGCGTGTTCGCGGCAGGCGTGGTCCAGCTACTGTTCCAGATCCCGTTCCTGCGTTCGCGCGGCTTCCGCATCATCGGCCCCATGCGGTTGCGCGACGCCTACGTGTCCCGCGTGGGTCGGCTCATGCTGCCCACGGTGTTCGGCGCGGCGGTCTACCAGGTCAACATCATCCTCTCCACCATGCTGGCCTCGTTCCTGCCCTCGGGCAGCGTGACCTACCTGTATTACGCGGACCGGCTGGTGGAATTCCCGCTGGGCGTGTTCGGCTTCGCCCTGTCCACGGCGGCCATGCCGAGTTTGTCGGCTCTGATGGCCAAGGGCGAGACGGACGAGTACCGGCGCACCGTGGACATGACCCTCGCGCTGACCCTGTTCATCAGCATCCCCTCGGCTGTTGGACTGGTTGCCCTGAGCGAGCCGGTCATCGACCTGCTCTTCGGCCGGGGAGCCTTCACGCCGGCGGACGTGTCCGCCACGTCCATGGCGCTCGTGGCCTTCTGCCTGGGCCTTCCGGCCACGAGCATCGCCCGGCCCCTGGTCTCCGCCTTCTACGCCATGGAAGACACGCGCACGCCCGTTATCATCGCGGCCCTGTGCGTGGCCGTGAACATCGGCGTGGGCTTTTCACTCATGCGCCCGCTGGGCCACCTGGGCCTGGCACTTGGCGTGAGCTCGGCGAGCTGGGCCAACGCGCTGCTCCTGTCCTGGGCCTTCCGGCGACGCATGGGCCGCGCGCCCAAGGTATTCCGCAGGATGGCCGCCTTCGGCGCCGTGGCCGGAATCATGGGCGCGGCTGCCTGGTGGACCGCCGCCTGGGGAAAGTGGTCGTTATCATTGATTCCGCTCTGGGCTCTCGTATACATAGGGCTGTCGTACGTGGCCGGGTTCCCCGAGGCCAAGCTCCTTGGCGGCGCCCTTACAGGAAGGTTGCTCAGAAAACGACGGTAG
- the mutM gene encoding bifunctional DNA-formamidopyrimidine glycosylase/DNA-(apurinic or apyrimidinic site) lyase — MPELPEVETIARGLAPDVQGRVIAEVEVRYSGAVCQSAGPGTTRKTTTSEKGRAFADLVRGRRVEKVWRRAKLLVFDLGPKNAAESGADKVSPADLHLVFHLKMTGSVWLPPEGAQPDAHTHIVFTLDNGAKVHFRDIRKFGWCLALTSEELRSMPFFAALGPEPLEIEEKDFVALFKGRKAGMKALLLDQEVIAGIGNIYADESLFRSGIHPRTKAVDVPEAKLRTLHKELQAVLRQAISENGSTFSDYRTALGDAGAFQNRFLVYGRAGEKCVKCGGKLQSEVVAGRTSVFCPKCQK; from the coding sequence GTGCCCGAGTTGCCCGAAGTCGAAACCATCGCGCGCGGACTGGCCCCGGATGTCCAGGGCCGGGTCATCGCCGAAGTCGAGGTGCGCTATTCCGGCGCGGTCTGCCAGTCCGCCGGGCCGGGCACGACCCGCAAGACCACGACCTCCGAAAAAGGCCGGGCCTTTGCCGACCTGGTGCGCGGCCGGCGCGTGGAAAAGGTCTGGCGCAGGGCCAAGCTGCTAGTGTTCGATCTCGGACCCAAGAACGCTGCTGAATCCGGCGCGGATAAGGTCTCGCCCGCCGATCTGCACCTTGTCTTCCACCTCAAGATGACCGGCAGCGTCTGGCTTCCGCCCGAAGGCGCACAGCCCGACGCGCACACGCATATCGTGTTCACCCTCGACAACGGCGCGAAAGTCCACTTCCGCGACATCCGCAAATTCGGTTGGTGCCTGGCCCTGACGAGCGAGGAGCTGCGCTCCATGCCCTTCTTCGCGGCCTTGGGACCGGAGCCGCTGGAGATCGAAGAAAAGGACTTCGTGGCGTTGTTCAAGGGCCGCAAGGCAGGCATGAAGGCCCTGCTGCTGGACCAGGAGGTCATCGCGGGCATAGGCAACATTTACGCCGACGAATCCCTGTTCCGCTCCGGCATCCACCCCAGGACCAAGGCTGTCGACGTGCCCGAGGCCAAGCTGCGCACCCTGCACAAGGAACTCCAGGCCGTCCTGCGCCAGGCCATCAGCGAAAACGGCTCGACCTTCTCTGACTACCGCACGGCTTTAGGAGACGCGGGAGCGTTCCAGAATCGTTTCCTGGTCTACGGCAGGGCAGGGGAGAAGTGCGTGAAGTGCGGGGGGAAGTTGCAGTCGGAGGTCGTGGCGGGGCGGACGAGTGTGTTCTGTCCAAAGTGCCAGAAATAG
- a CDS encoding chemotaxis protein CheD — protein sequence MRQMPAETPEMNLVYLMIAAGGVFLEPTTVQTVLGSCVSVTFHCPVRRIGGIFHALLPRAADYPRDNPASTPYKYVDTAILTVLDGLEKQGVRRQGLEAKVFGGSCGNQDQSSGVGLRNVEVAFETLERCRVRIKAADVGGRRGRKLLFLSHAGDVYVKRLGAEIQGGDESCRP from the coding sequence ATGCGGCAGATGCCCGCCGAGACGCCTGAAATGAATTTGGTATACCTCATGATCGCCGCCGGAGGGGTGTTCCTGGAGCCAACGACGGTGCAGACCGTGCTCGGCTCCTGCGTATCCGTGACCTTCCATTGCCCGGTGCGCCGTATCGGCGGAATTTTTCATGCACTGCTTCCGCGCGCCGCGGACTATCCTCGCGACAATCCAGCCAGCACGCCCTACAAGTACGTGGACACGGCCATCCTGACGGTGCTCGACGGCCTGGAGAAACAGGGCGTGCGGCGGCAGGGGCTGGAAGCCAAGGTTTTCGGCGGCTCCTGCGGCAACCAGGACCAGAGTTCCGGCGTGGGCCTGCGCAACGTGGAGGTCGCCTTCGAGACCCTCGAACGCTGCAGGGTGCGCATCAAGGCCGCGGACGTAGGCGGTCGGCGCGGGCGCAAACTCTTGTTCCTGAGCCATGCGGGCGACGTGTACGTGAAGCGGCTGGGCGCGGAAATCCAGGGCGGGGACGAGTCCTGCCGGCCGTGA